In a genomic window of Streptomyces koelreuteriae:
- a CDS encoding pectate lyase — MTAPAEQRVRHRRSVTKRRAVIAGLSAFGITGAAIVTTSLLSTAGAASSWPSDTGSKPVSKTIPVSGVHDGGMKKFYGSGALGGDSQDEGQDPLFELADGATLKNVIIGTPAADGVHCKGSCTLQNVWWLDVGEDAASFKGKSSSAVYKVIGGGAKNADDKVLQFNGAGTLNVSGFQVQNAGKLVRSCGNCGTQAKRTIVLNDIDVTAPMNSIVGVNENYGDTATLSKIRIHGDSKKKIKTCVRFKGNNTGKEPTELKPPGPDGKTCKFKASDISYQ; from the coding sequence ATGACTGCACCAGCAGAACAGCGCGTCCGCCATCGCCGCAGCGTCACCAAGCGGCGGGCGGTGATCGCCGGACTGTCCGCGTTCGGCATCACGGGAGCGGCGATCGTCACCACGTCGCTGCTGTCCACCGCGGGCGCCGCGTCCTCCTGGCCCTCGGACACGGGCAGCAAGCCCGTGTCGAAGACCATCCCAGTCTCCGGTGTGCACGACGGCGGGATGAAGAAGTTCTACGGCAGCGGCGCGCTCGGCGGCGACAGCCAGGACGAGGGCCAGGACCCTCTGTTCGAGCTGGCCGACGGCGCCACGCTGAAGAACGTCATCATCGGCACCCCGGCTGCGGACGGCGTGCACTGCAAGGGCAGTTGCACGCTGCAGAACGTATGGTGGCTGGACGTCGGCGAGGACGCGGCCAGCTTCAAGGGCAAGTCCTCCTCGGCGGTGTACAAGGTGATCGGCGGCGGCGCGAAGAACGCCGACGACAAGGTGCTGCAGTTCAACGGCGCCGGCACGCTGAACGTGTCGGGCTTCCAGGTGCAGAACGCCGGCAAGCTGGTCCGCTCCTGCGGCAACTGCGGAACGCAAGCCAAGCGCACGATCGTGCTCAACGACATCGACGTCACGGCGCCGATGAACTCGATCGTCGGCGTGAACGAGAACTACGGCGACACCGCCACCCTGTCGAAGATCCGCATCCACGGCGACAGCAAGAAGAAGATCAAGACGTGTGTGCGCTTCAAGGGCAACAACACCGGCAAGGAGCCGACGGAGCTGAAGCCGCCGGGCCCGGACGGCAAGACCTGCAAGTTCAAGGCCTCCGACATCAGCTACCAGTGA
- a CDS encoding alpha/beta hydrolase translates to MRISRPSRSRRRGAAAVVALVTCSTVVTGQHLAVAGGGPAPSGPAPTLDWSPCVQGSPYDCATAKVPLDYDDPGGRTIELAVVRRKATDPGRRIGSLFFNPGGPGGPGTVQMPQNYEAFPREVRERFDIVSWDPRGIGNSTAVNCFGSPEAAAEWAGGHAVGFPVGAKERATWIEAYRDLSRRCERRNPELLRHVSTADTARDLDGLRRAVGDAQLTYLGISYGTYLGATYANLYPDKVRALVLDSDWDPQAWTNRGSDDARLPSFLRLGSDRSAAATIDKFLELCGSTTTARCAFSAGSPKATRDKFDRLLRRLRDEPVGPYTYSATVDDMVNSLYIVHPGWTLLAGRLQDLWQGRTPEPPPLPPAPPVPNPNPYAGEEQGAAVLCADSPNPRDPEAYHSFEEESAARNGVAGRFWTWASSGCATWPAVAAHRYRGPWNKPTAHPILVVGTGYDPSTPYTAAQAMASELADARLLTNDGYGHTALLNPSSCVQGHEIRYLIDGTLPPVGTTCRQDTPPFAAPEPNGGIATGGGWLARTSATGRDRA, encoded by the coding sequence ATGCGTATATCCCGACCGAGCAGGAGCCGACGGCGTGGTGCCGCGGCCGTCGTCGCGCTGGTGACCTGCTCGACCGTAGTGACCGGGCAGCACCTCGCCGTGGCCGGAGGCGGACCCGCCCCCTCGGGGCCGGCCCCGACGCTGGACTGGAGCCCCTGCGTCCAGGGCAGCCCGTACGACTGCGCGACCGCGAAGGTGCCCCTGGACTACGACGACCCGGGCGGCCGCACCATCGAGCTGGCCGTCGTCAGACGCAAGGCGACCGATCCCGGCCGCCGTATCGGCAGCCTGTTCTTCAACCCGGGCGGGCCCGGCGGGCCGGGAACGGTCCAGATGCCGCAGAACTACGAGGCGTTCCCGCGCGAGGTGCGGGAGCGGTTCGACATCGTGAGCTGGGACCCGCGCGGGATCGGCAACAGCACCGCGGTGAACTGCTTCGGGAGCCCCGAGGCGGCCGCCGAATGGGCCGGCGGGCACGCCGTGGGCTTCCCGGTCGGCGCGAAGGAGCGGGCGACCTGGATCGAGGCGTACCGGGATCTGAGCCGGCGCTGCGAGCGGCGGAACCCCGAGCTGCTGCGCCATGTGTCCACCGCCGACACCGCCCGCGACCTCGACGGACTCCGCCGGGCGGTCGGTGACGCGCAGCTCACCTACCTCGGCATCTCCTACGGCACATACCTCGGCGCCACCTACGCCAATCTCTATCCGGACAAGGTCCGCGCACTGGTGCTCGACAGCGACTGGGATCCCCAGGCCTGGACGAACCGCGGCTCCGACGACGCCCGGCTCCCGAGCTTCCTCCGCCTGGGCTCCGACCGCAGCGCGGCGGCGACCATCGACAAGTTCCTGGAGCTGTGCGGATCCACCACCACCGCGCGCTGCGCCTTCTCCGCGGGCAGCCCGAAGGCGACCCGGGACAAGTTCGACCGGCTCCTGCGGCGGCTGAGGGACGAGCCGGTGGGCCCGTACACCTACTCCGCCACCGTCGACGACATGGTGAACAGCCTCTACATCGTCCACCCGGGGTGGACGCTGCTCGCGGGCCGGCTGCAGGACCTGTGGCAGGGCCGCACACCGGAGCCGCCCCCGCTGCCGCCCGCGCCCCCGGTGCCGAACCCGAACCCGTACGCGGGTGAGGAGCAGGGCGCCGCCGTGCTCTGCGCCGACAGCCCCAATCCGCGTGACCCCGAGGCCTACCACTCCTTCGAGGAGGAGAGCGCCGCCCGCAACGGGGTCGCCGGACGCTTCTGGACCTGGGCCTCCTCGGGATGCGCCACCTGGCCCGCGGTCGCCGCACACCGCTACCGCGGCCCGTGGAACAAGCCGACCGCGCACCCCATCCTGGTCGTCGGCACCGGATACGACCCCTCCACGCCCTACACGGCCGCGCAGGCCATGGCCTCCGAGCTGGCCGATGCCCGGCTGCTCACCAACGACGGGTACGGGCACACGGCCCTGCTCAACCCCAGCAGTTGCGTCCAGGGCCACGAGATCCGCTACCTCATCGACGGCACCCTGCCGCCCGTCGGAACGACCTGCCGGCAGGACACCCCGCCCTTCGCCGCACCCGAGCCGAACGGCGGCATCGCGACGGGCGGCGGCTGGCTGGCTCGGACGTCGGCGACCGGGCGCGACCGGGCCTGA
- a CDS encoding SigE family RNA polymerase sigma factor: MGTVVDDAASVEFHAFFERHYAELSRLAYLLTGESDTADDLAADALLALWHRWDRVRAADHPAAYARGVVANLARTRIRSAVRERRRIALFWSQREENIENPDVAGVVDVQEALRRLPFRKRACVVLRHAFDLSEKDTALALGVSVGTVKSQTSKGMAELQRLLGTKGVPQRMHATVGAPRCSPAVEGLRARTGEGGGRDR, from the coding sequence GTGGGCACAGTCGTCGACGACGCCGCCTCCGTGGAGTTCCACGCCTTCTTCGAGCGCCACTACGCCGAACTGTCCCGCCTGGCCTACCTGTTGACGGGCGAGTCGGACACCGCCGACGATCTGGCGGCGGACGCGTTACTGGCGCTGTGGCACCGCTGGGACCGGGTGCGCGCCGCCGACCATCCGGCGGCGTACGCCCGCGGGGTGGTCGCCAACCTGGCCCGCACCCGCATCCGCAGCGCGGTGCGCGAGCGGCGGCGGATCGCCCTGTTCTGGTCGCAGCGCGAGGAGAACATCGAGAACCCGGACGTCGCGGGCGTGGTCGACGTCCAGGAGGCGTTGCGCAGGCTGCCGTTCCGCAAGCGGGCCTGTGTGGTGCTGCGACACGCGTTCGACCTGTCGGAGAAGGACACCGCGCTCGCCCTCGGCGTCTCGGTGGGTACGGTGAAGAGCCAGACCTCGAAGGGGATGGCCGAACTGCAGCGGTTGCTGGGCACGAAGGGAGTGCCGCAGCGCATGCACGCGACGGTGGGCGCGCCCCGTTGCTCGCCCGCCGTGGAGGGCTTGCGGGCGCGCACCGGTGAGGGCGGAGGGAGGGACCGATGA
- a CDS encoding NCS2 family permease, translating to MSESQKVADRSDAAPPAVNSVDRFFKISERGSTFGREIRGGFATFFTMAYILVLNPIILGSAKDKFGHQLDAVQLTTATALVAAVMTIIMGVGGNLPLALAAGLGLNAVVAFQIAPLMSWDDAMGLIVLEGLLICVLVVTGLREAVMHAIPQPLKQAISVGIGLFIAFIGFVDAGFVTRIPDAANTTVPVQLGGTGTLAGWPMLVFCLGLLLTLALLARKVKGAILISIVGMTAVALVINSIADIKTWGLTTPSWPSNLVDTPDFGLIGDFDLFGAFGAPGVGVITVVLLIFTLILSDFFDTMGTVVGVSAEAGLLDEDGKVPNLGRVLLIDGAAAVAGGAASASSATSYIESAAGVGEGSRTGFSNLVTGGLFALALFLTPLLTIVPLQAAAPALVAVGFLMMTQVKHIDWDRYDIAIPAFLTIAVMPFTYSITNGIGAGFLAYVVIKTVLGKAKEVHWLLWGTSALFLVYFAIDPIEQLLGAK from the coding sequence ATGTCCGAATCGCAGAAGGTGGCCGACCGGTCCGACGCCGCACCACCAGCGGTGAACAGCGTCGACCGGTTCTTCAAGATCTCCGAGCGGGGGTCCACCTTCGGCCGTGAGATACGCGGCGGCTTCGCCACGTTCTTCACGATGGCCTACATCCTTGTCCTGAATCCCATCATCCTGGGCAGCGCGAAGGACAAGTTCGGGCACCAGCTGGACGCCGTCCAACTCACCACCGCCACCGCCCTGGTGGCCGCGGTCATGACGATCATCATGGGCGTGGGCGGCAATCTGCCCCTCGCGCTCGCCGCCGGACTCGGCCTGAACGCCGTGGTCGCCTTCCAGATCGCCCCGCTGATGAGCTGGGACGACGCGATGGGCCTGATCGTCCTCGAAGGCCTGCTGATCTGCGTGCTGGTGGTGACCGGTCTGCGCGAGGCCGTCATGCACGCCATACCCCAGCCGCTCAAGCAGGCGATCAGCGTCGGCATCGGCCTGTTCATCGCCTTCATCGGCTTCGTCGACGCCGGGTTCGTCACCCGCATCCCGGACGCCGCCAACACCACCGTGCCCGTTCAGCTCGGCGGCACCGGCACCCTCGCCGGCTGGCCGATGCTCGTCTTCTGTCTCGGACTGCTGCTGACGCTCGCCCTGCTCGCCCGCAAGGTCAAGGGCGCCATCCTCATCAGCATCGTCGGCATGACGGCGGTGGCCCTCGTGATCAACTCCATCGCCGACATCAAGACCTGGGGCCTGACCACACCCTCCTGGCCCAGCAACCTCGTCGACACCCCCGACTTCGGACTCATCGGCGACTTCGACCTGTTCGGCGCGTTCGGCGCCCCCGGCGTCGGCGTCATCACCGTCGTCCTGCTGATCTTCACCCTGATCCTGTCCGACTTCTTCGACACCATGGGCACGGTCGTCGGCGTCAGCGCCGAGGCGGGTCTGCTGGACGAGGACGGCAAGGTCCCGAACCTCGGCCGGGTGCTGCTGATCGACGGTGCCGCGGCGGTCGCGGGCGGCGCCGCCTCCGCCTCCTCGGCGACCTCCTACATCGAGTCGGCGGCCGGCGTCGGCGAGGGCTCGCGCACCGGCTTCTCCAACCTCGTCACCGGCGGCCTGTTCGCCCTCGCGCTGTTCCTGACCCCGCTGCTCACCATCGTCCCGCTGCAGGCGGCCGCCCCGGCCCTGGTCGCCGTCGGGTTCCTGATGATGACCCAGGTCAAGCACATCGACTGGGACCGGTACGACATCGCCATCCCCGCGTTCCTCACCATCGCCGTGATGCCGTTCACCTACTCCATCACCAACGGCATCGGCGCCGGCTTCCTCGCCTACGTCGTCATCAAAACCGTGCTCGGCAAGGCCAAGGAGGTCCACTGGCTGCTGTGGGGGACCTCGGCGCTGTTCCTCGTGTACTTCGCGATCGACCCCATCGAGCAGCTGCTCGGCGCCAAGTAG
- a CDS encoding peptidoglycan D,D-transpeptidase FtsI family protein: MNKTIRRASVFALLLVFALLVRATWVQFYEGQALADDKDNRRNAIETYSAPLGNIIVGGRSVTGSTQTKTGDLKYKRTYTDGERYAAVTGYASQAYAPTQLEGIYTDLLNGTDNRLKSVMDTVTNQRAEPGNVVTTIDPDVQKAAIDSLGDKKGGAVAIDPKTGKILAVVSTPSYDPSSLTDANTAGAAWKKLTSDPEKPLTNRALRQPLPPGSTFKLVVAAAALEDGLYDSVDDKTDSPDPYTLPGTSTKLSNENPNAPCTDATIRTALQYSCNNVFAKMAVELGQDKVKAMAEKFGFNDDNLDVPVRAYTSVYPSDMYPSQTALTGIGQFDVTATPLQMAMVSAAIANDGKLVSPHMVSQITNSGGDVLEDYDDEADSKEIVSSSTAEQLQSAMQTVVNKGTGSNAQIAGATVGGKTGTAQHGENNSQVPYAWFTSYGKSDSSGKEVAVAVMVEQSNAARSEVSGNGLAAPVAKAMMEAALKG; this comes from the coding sequence ATGAACAAGACGATCAGGCGCGCGTCGGTCTTCGCGCTGCTGCTGGTGTTCGCTCTGCTGGTCAGGGCGACCTGGGTGCAGTTCTACGAGGGTCAGGCGCTCGCAGACGACAAGGACAACCGGCGGAACGCCATCGAGACGTACTCGGCGCCGCTCGGGAACATCATCGTGGGCGGCCGGTCGGTCACCGGCTCGACCCAGACGAAGACGGGCGACCTCAAGTACAAGCGCACATACACGGACGGTGAGCGGTACGCGGCGGTGACGGGCTACGCCTCGCAGGCGTACGCGCCGACGCAGCTGGAGGGCATCTACACCGACCTGCTGAACGGCACGGACAACCGGCTGAAGTCCGTGATGGACACCGTCACCAACCAGCGGGCCGAACCGGGCAACGTGGTCACCACCATCGACCCGGACGTGCAGAAGGCCGCCATCGACTCGCTCGGCGACAAGAAGGGCGGCGCCGTCGCCATCGACCCGAAGACCGGGAAGATCCTCGCGGTCGTGTCGACGCCGTCGTACGACCCCTCGTCGCTGACGGACGCCAACACCGCCGGAGCGGCCTGGAAGAAGCTGACGAGCGACCCGGAGAAGCCGCTGACCAACCGTGCGCTGCGGCAGCCGCTGCCGCCCGGCTCGACGTTCAAGCTGGTCGTGGCCGCGGCGGCGCTGGAGGACGGGCTGTACGACTCGGTGGACGACAAGACCGACAGCCCGGACCCGTACACACTGCCGGGCACCAGCACGAAGCTGTCGAACGAGAACCCGAACGCGCCCTGCACGGATGCCACGATCCGCACGGCGCTGCAGTACTCGTGCAACAACGTCTTCGCGAAGATGGCCGTCGAGCTCGGCCAGGACAAGGTGAAGGCGATGGCCGAGAAGTTCGGCTTCAACGACGACAACCTGGATGTGCCGGTCCGGGCCTACACGAGCGTGTACCCCTCGGACATGTACCCGTCGCAGACCGCCCTGACGGGCATCGGCCAGTTCGACGTCACCGCGACCCCGCTGCAGATGGCCATGGTGTCGGCGGCCATCGCCAACGACGGCAAGCTGGTCTCGCCGCACATGGTCTCGCAGATCACCAACAGCGGCGGGGATGTGCTGGAGGACTACGACGACGAGGCGGACTCGAAGGAGATCGTCAGCTCCTCGACGGCCGAGCAGTTGCAGTCAGCGATGCAGACGGTCGTGAACAAGGGCACCGGCTCGAACGCGCAGATCGCGGGCGCGACCGTGGGCGGCAAGACCGGCACCGCCCAGCACGGCGAGAACAACAGCCAGGTGCCGTACGCCTGGTTCACCTCCTACGGGAAGTCCGACTCGTCGGGCAAGGAGGTAGCCGTGGCGGTCATGGTCGAGCAGTCGAACGCGGCCCGCTCGGAGGTCAGCGGCAACGGCCTGGCGGCTCCGGTCGCCAAGGCGATGATGGAAGCGGCGCTGAAGGGCTGA
- a CDS encoding response regulator transcription factor: MTRPAPVRVVLADDERMVRTALRAILSAEPDLEVVGEAATGAEAVSVVRELRPDVVLMDVRMPEIDGIRATEQILATLDEPPRIVVVTTFENDSYVYDALRAGAAGFLLKRADADALVQAVRLVARSDSLLFPAAVRTLATEHARAHPAPPAWVAKLTGREREVLRHMAEGQTNAEIARRMEVGPATVKSHVAAVLAKTGTRDRTQAVIAAYEAGFLNGR, translated from the coding sequence ATGACGCGCCCGGCACCCGTCCGTGTCGTCCTGGCCGACGACGAGCGCATGGTGCGCACCGCGCTGCGCGCCATCCTCTCCGCCGAGCCGGACCTGGAGGTGGTGGGCGAGGCGGCCACCGGTGCCGAGGCCGTGTCGGTCGTCCGGGAGCTGCGGCCGGACGTCGTCCTCATGGACGTGCGGATGCCGGAGATCGACGGCATCCGCGCCACCGAACAGATCCTGGCCACGCTGGACGAGCCGCCCCGGATCGTCGTCGTGACGACCTTCGAGAACGACTCCTACGTCTACGACGCGCTGCGCGCCGGAGCCGCCGGGTTCCTGCTGAAGCGGGCGGACGCCGACGCGCTCGTGCAGGCGGTCCGGCTGGTGGCGCGCAGCGACAGCCTGCTGTTCCCGGCGGCCGTCCGCACCCTGGCGACCGAGCACGCTCGCGCGCACCCCGCGCCGCCCGCATGGGTGGCGAAGCTCACGGGACGCGAGCGGGAGGTCCTGCGGCACATGGCGGAGGGGCAGACCAACGCGGAGATCGCCCGCCGGATGGAGGTCGGCCCCGCCACGGTGAAGTCGCACGTGGCGGCGGTGCTGGCCAAGACGGGCACACGGGACCGTACGCAGGCGGTCATCGCGGCGTACGAGGCGGGCTTTCTGAACGGGAGATGA
- a CDS encoding sensor histidine kinase yields the protein MRQAARLLFGRRARLRWIHLILGGALAMPYVLVGSVIIGPATGSTDVFGSFPLQLASFGVGLPLAAVTSVFPLTRPLEAAAVRWLCGVDADRLAFGPARTRGEKGRTAAWFTLHLGLGGIIAGMSLAVPPFAVALILLPLIAGLRGTPSGVPEALDQAWALALMPLAGAAMLVALAGCAAGGGVLLARWAPALLGPSPEGRLAAAEARAADLAVRNRLARELHDSVGHALSAVTLQASAARRVLDSDPEFVREALAAIEDTTRRTVGELDAVLGVLREGDGPGTAPAPTLAGDLDGLLSRTRAGGARVTATIEADPEALPPLLSREAYRIVQEGLSNALRHAGHRVAVDVRIAVADGELEITVENPVTGPAPSRPGGGHGLRGIADRARLLGGTSTAGPTSAQTWRLRVRLPMKRPE from the coding sequence GTGAGACAGGCCGCCCGGCTTCTGTTCGGCCGGCGGGCGCGGCTGCGCTGGATCCATCTGATCCTCGGCGGCGCGCTCGCCATGCCGTATGTGCTGGTGGGCTCGGTGATCATCGGCCCGGCCACCGGCAGCACGGACGTCTTCGGGTCCTTTCCCCTGCAGCTCGCCTCGTTCGGGGTGGGGCTGCCGCTCGCCGCCGTCACATCCGTGTTCCCGCTGACCCGGCCGCTGGAGGCCGCCGCCGTGCGCTGGCTGTGCGGTGTCGACGCGGACCGGCTCGCCTTCGGACCGGCCCGGACGCGGGGCGAGAAGGGGCGTACGGCGGCCTGGTTCACGCTGCATCTCGGGCTGGGCGGGATCATCGCCGGGATGTCGCTGGCCGTGCCGCCGTTCGCCGTGGCGCTGATCCTGCTGCCGCTCATCGCCGGGCTGCGCGGCACACCGTCCGGAGTGCCCGAAGCCCTGGACCAGGCCTGGGCGTTGGCGCTCATGCCGCTCGCGGGCGCGGCGATGCTGGTCGCCCTCGCGGGCTGCGCGGCAGGCGGCGGTGTGCTGCTGGCCCGCTGGGCGCCCGCCCTGCTCGGCCCGTCTCCCGAGGGCCGGCTGGCGGCGGCGGAGGCACGCGCCGCCGACCTCGCCGTACGCAACCGGCTGGCGCGGGAGCTGCACGACTCGGTCGGGCACGCGCTGAGCGCGGTCACCCTCCAGGCGAGCGCGGCCCGCCGGGTCCTCGACTCCGACCCGGAGTTCGTGCGCGAGGCGCTCGCCGCGATCGAGGACACGACCCGGCGTACCGTCGGCGAACTCGACGCCGTGCTGGGCGTGTTGCGCGAGGGCGACGGCCCCGGGACGGCCCCGGCACCCACCCTCGCCGGCGACCTCGACGGCCTGCTGTCCCGTACCCGGGCGGGCGGGGCCCGGGTCACGGCCACGATCGAAGCCGACCCGGAGGCGCTGCCTCCGCTGCTGTCCCGCGAGGCCTACCGCATCGTGCAGGAGGGGCTGAGCAACGCCCTCAGGCACGCCGGGCACCGGGTCGCCGTGGACGTGCGGATCGCGGTGGCGGACGGGGAGCTGGAGATCACCGTGGAGAATCCGGTGACCGGCCCGGCGCCCTCCCGGCCCGGCGGCGGCCACGGGCTGCGGGGCATCGCGGACCGGGCCAGGCTGCTGGGCGGGACGTCGACGGCCGGGCCGACCTCCGCACAGACCTGGCGGCTGCGCGTACGCCTGCCGATGAAGAGACCTGAATGA
- a CDS encoding GNAT family N-acetyltransferase, which yields MNVELRTVHDSDLPVFFRQMNDPEALHMAAFTPKDPADRAAFDAHWARIRSSSAVIRTVLADGDVVGSTAVYGEPGEREVTYWVDRAYWGKGIATEALRALVTEVDERPLYARAASDNVGSLRVLEKCGFRVVASARGYAQARDAEIDETVLILEG from the coding sequence ATGAATGTCGAGCTGCGTACGGTCCACGACAGCGATCTGCCGGTCTTCTTCCGGCAGATGAACGACCCCGAGGCGCTGCACATGGCCGCCTTCACCCCCAAGGACCCGGCCGACCGGGCCGCCTTCGACGCCCATTGGGCCAGGATCCGCTCCTCGTCCGCCGTGATCCGCACCGTGCTGGCCGACGGTGACGTGGTCGGCAGCACGGCGGTGTACGGGGAGCCGGGCGAGCGCGAGGTGACGTACTGGGTCGACCGCGCGTACTGGGGCAAGGGCATCGCGACCGAGGCCCTGCGGGCCCTGGTGACGGAGGTGGACGAGCGTCCCCTCTACGCGCGGGCGGCCTCGGACAACGTGGGGTCGCTGCGGGTCCTGGAGAAGTGCGGGTTCCGTGTCGTGGCGTCGGCCCGGGGGTACGCGCAGGCCCGGGACGCCGAGATCGACGAGACGGTGCTGATCCTGGAGGGCTGA
- a CDS encoding IclR family transcriptional regulator: MSAGETGGGAQVKSAVRTVELLEYFAGRPGMHSLAAVQEAVGYPKSSLYMLLRTLVELGWVETDATGTRYGIGVRALLVGTSYIDGDEVVASARPTLDRLSDDTTETIHLARLDGTNVVYLATRQSQHYLRPFTRVGRRLPAHSTSLGKALLSTYSDEQVRKMLPETLPALTEHTITDREKLIEELHQVREQGFAVDREENTLGLRCFGVAIPYRTPARDAISCSVPVARLTPAHEQLVKDALFDARDRLTLATRRL, from the coding sequence ATGTCGGCAGGCGAGACAGGCGGCGGTGCGCAGGTCAAGAGCGCGGTGCGGACCGTGGAACTGCTGGAGTACTTCGCCGGCCGTCCCGGTATGCACTCCCTCGCGGCGGTCCAGGAGGCCGTCGGGTATCCCAAGTCCAGTCTGTACATGCTGCTGCGCACCCTGGTCGAGCTGGGCTGGGTGGAGACGGACGCGACGGGCACGCGGTACGGCATCGGCGTCCGGGCCCTGCTGGTCGGCACGTCGTACATCGACGGCGACGAGGTGGTCGCCTCGGCCCGGCCGACGCTGGACCGGCTCTCGGACGACACCACGGAGACCATCCACCTGGCCCGGCTGGACGGCACGAACGTCGTCTATCTCGCCACCCGTCAGTCGCAGCACTATCTGCGCCCCTTCACCCGGGTCGGCCGCCGGCTGCCCGCGCACTCCACGTCCCTCGGCAAGGCGCTGCTGAGCACGTACTCGGACGAGCAGGTCCGCAAGATGCTCCCGGAGACGCTGCCCGCGCTGACCGAGCACACCATCACCGACCGGGAGAAGCTCATCGAGGAGCTGCACCAGGTGCGGGAGCAGGGCTTCGCCGTGGACCGCGAGGAGAACACGCTGGGGCTGCGCTGCTTCGGTGTGGCGATCCCGTACCGCACTCCGGCGCGGGACGCGATCAGCTGCTCGGTGCCGGTGGCCCGGCTGACGCCGGCGCACGAACAGCTGGTGAAGGACGCGCTGTTCGACGCCCGGGACCGACTGACACTGGCCACCCGTAGGCTCTGA
- a CDS encoding aldehyde dehydrogenase (NADP(+)), with translation MAAAPVWSVDPRTGKQREQVAVEATAQEVDAAVRAADEARGALADRAVRSAFLRTAADELQAAKDGLVETADAESALGPVRLTGELARTCYQLRAFADIVDEGAFLDVVINHPDDTATPPIPDLRRYKVPLGVVAVYSASNFPFAFSVAGGDTASALAAGCPVVVKAHPDHPALSEYVAVVLRRAAARHGIPEGVVGLVHGFEAGVELIQHPLVAAAGFTGSVRGGRALFDAAAARPVPIPFHGELGSLNPVVVTEAAAAERAEAIGAGLAGSMTLGVGQFCVKPGLVLAPAGAAGDALLKSLTDAVSDTDAGVLLDHRMRDNFVAGVAERARLADVESPVTPGSGGDHTVSAGFLTVPASRLAAEGEHDLLLEECFGPVTVVARYEDDAEVKAVLSRLPGNLTATVQLSEEEAAGEGRGSEILAELTPLAGRVLVNGWPTGVAVAPAQHHGGPYPATTSMSTSVGGTAIERWLRPVAYQNAPSALLPAELRDDNPLGLPRRFDGRLER, from the coding sequence GTGGCAGCAGCACCAGTCTGGAGTGTCGACCCCCGAACCGGGAAGCAGCGCGAGCAGGTTGCGGTGGAGGCCACAGCCCAGGAGGTGGACGCCGCCGTCCGGGCCGCGGACGAGGCGCGGGGCGCACTCGCCGACCGGGCCGTCCGCTCGGCCTTCCTGCGCACCGCCGCCGACGAGCTGCAGGCGGCCAAGGACGGTCTCGTCGAGACCGCCGACGCCGAGTCCGCGCTCGGCCCGGTCCGGCTGACCGGCGAACTCGCCCGCACCTGCTACCAGCTTCGGGCCTTCGCCGACATAGTCGACGAGGGCGCCTTCCTCGACGTCGTCATCAACCACCCCGACGACACCGCGACCCCGCCGATCCCGGACCTGCGCCGCTACAAGGTGCCGCTGGGCGTCGTCGCCGTCTACTCGGCGTCGAACTTCCCCTTCGCCTTCTCGGTCGCGGGCGGCGACACCGCGAGCGCCCTCGCGGCCGGCTGCCCGGTCGTCGTCAAGGCCCACCCGGACCACCCGGCCCTGTCCGAGTACGTCGCCGTGGTGCTGCGCCGGGCCGCCGCCCGGCACGGCATCCCCGAGGGTGTCGTCGGGCTGGTGCACGGCTTCGAGGCCGGCGTCGAGCTGATCCAGCACCCGCTGGTCGCGGCGGCCGGCTTCACCGGCTCGGTGCGCGGTGGCCGTGCCCTCTTCGACGCGGCGGCCGCCCGCCCCGTCCCGATCCCCTTCCACGGCGAGCTGGGCTCCCTGAACCCGGTCGTCGTCACCGAGGCCGCGGCCGCCGAGCGCGCCGAGGCGATCGGCGCCGGCCTCGCCGGGTCGATGACGCTGGGCGTCGGCCAGTTCTGTGTGAAGCCGGGCCTCGTCCTCGCCCCCGCCGGTGCCGCCGGTGACGCGCTGCTGAAGTCCCTGACCGACGCCGTCAGCGACACCGACGCCGGTGTCCTGCTCGACCACCGCATGCGCGACAACTTCGTCGCCGGTGTCGCCGAGCGCGCGCGGCTCGCCGACGTGGAGTCCCCGGTCACGCCCGGCTCGGGCGGCGACCACACCGTCAGCGCGGGCTTCCTCACCGTCCCGGCGAGCCGGCTGGCCGCGGAGGGCGAGCACGATCTGCTGTTGGAGGAGTGCTTCGGGCCGGTCACCGTGGTGGCCCGCTACGAGGACGACGCCGAGGTGAAGGCGGTGCTGTCGCGGCTGCCGGGGAATCTCACGGCGACCGTGCAGCTCTCCGAGGAGGAGGCCGCGGGGGAGGGCCGGGGTTCCGAGATCCTGGCGGAGCTGACGCCGCTGGCCGGGCGTGTGCTGGTCAATGGGTGGCCGACGGGGGTTGCGGTCGCGCCCGCGCAGCATCACGGTGGGCCTTACCCGGCTACGACTTCTATGTCCACGTCGGTGGGGGGTACGGCTATCGAGCGGTGGTTGCGGCCGGTGGCGTACCAGAACGCGCCGTCTGCTTTGCTTCCTGCGGAGCTTCGGGATGACAACCCGTTGGGGCTGCCTCGGCGGTTCGACGGGCGGTTGGAGCGGTAG